In the Caldibacillus debilis DSM 16016 genome, one interval contains:
- a CDS encoding DUF294 nucleotidyltransferase-like domain-containing protein, with amino-acid sequence MPNAEGAYQRLKDWKEKRLAEGFTDISSLNRFHDSVMRRVFAVAAARLGNPPCDFCWFITGSGGREEQGYVSDQDHGLIYEPGDGEIDKYFSRFGKELADGLHALGYPYCPGKVMSSNPLWCKSFPDWQKQMKEWLEEGSWEAVRYLQIFFDARGLNGRGEWILALKDFIFEHQRKNPGLLIRMTEQSLNVKRAFGPVGQVLVEEKGKYHGMINWKYSAYLPYVNAVRILAVKEGIYETSTCGRIDQLSANGGYEEIMKEKKELFQSLLQHRLSIKTFSYEESHYLPWERLNENEKKEMKKMLKEGTKLLKAVRKRVERDVKHGL; translated from the coding sequence ATGCCAAATGCGGAAGGGGCCTATCAAAGGCTGAAAGATTGGAAAGAGAAACGGTTGGCGGAAGGCTTCACCGACATTTCCTCCTTAAACCGTTTCCATGATTCGGTGATGCGCCGGGTGTTTGCCGTCGCCGCCGCGCGGTTGGGGAATCCTCCCTGCGACTTTTGCTGGTTTATCACCGGAAGCGGCGGAAGGGAGGAACAAGGGTATGTCAGCGATCAAGACCACGGATTAATCTACGAACCGGGGGACGGGGAGATCGACAAGTATTTTTCACGGTTCGGTAAGGAACTTGCCGACGGCCTCCACGCGCTCGGCTATCCCTATTGCCCCGGAAAGGTGATGAGTTCGAACCCCCTTTGGTGCAAATCATTCCCTGATTGGCAGAAACAAATGAAAGAGTGGCTGGAGGAGGGGAGCTGGGAAGCGGTCCGCTATCTCCAAATCTTTTTTGACGCCCGGGGGTTGAATGGGCGCGGGGAATGGATTTTGGCGTTAAAAGATTTCATCTTCGAGCATCAAAGAAAAAACCCCGGCCTGTTGATCCGTATGACCGAACAATCCTTGAACGTGAAACGGGCCTTTGGACCGGTCGGTCAGGTTCTCGTGGAGGAAAAGGGGAAATATCACGGCATGATCAATTGGAAATATTCCGCGTACCTTCCCTATGTGAACGCGGTCCGGATCTTGGCCGTCAAGGAAGGGATCTACGAAACGTCCACCTGCGGCCGCATCGATCAGCTTTCTGCAAACGGGGGATACGAGGAGATCATGAAGGAAAAGAAGGAATTATTCCAATCCCTACTCCAACACCGGCTTTCCATAAAGACCTTTTCATACGAAGAATCCCACTATTTGCCTTGGGAAAGGTTGAATGAAAATGAAAAAAAGGAAATGAAAAAAATGTTAAAAGAGGGAACGAAATTACTGAAGGCCGTTCGGAAACGGGTAGAAAGGGATGTTAAACATGGCCTTTGA
- a CDS encoding NAD(P)H-dependent flavin oxidoreductase, giving the protein MANQEWVRRLKESLRLPLFVAPMFLISNPAMVLTACEAGVIGSFPALNARTGDILEEWLKEIKGQWDEWKRKNRKEPAPWAVNLICHRSNARYEEDLKRIEKYQPPIVITSLGDPGPVAKIVHGYGGVVFSDVINVKFAKKAIEKGTDGLILVAGGAGGHGGTYNPFAFLHEVREFWDGPVVLAGGMARGEDILAAEVLGADFIYMGSRFIPSEESAADEEYKQMVLDASIEDILYTDAFSGVHANFLIPSIVKAGLDPADLQGKGKVDFSEMNGPKRKAWKDIWSAGHGVGAVKKRQSVAEIVAELEAQYRAAKRKIANGHGE; this is encoded by the coding sequence ATGGCAAATCAGGAATGGGTCCGGCGATTGAAGGAATCGTTAAGGCTTCCGCTCTTTGTTGCGCCGATGTTTTTGATCTCCAATCCGGCGATGGTTTTAACGGCTTGCGAAGCGGGGGTCATCGGCTCCTTTCCGGCGCTGAACGCCAGAACCGGGGACATATTGGAAGAGTGGCTGAAGGAGATTAAGGGGCAATGGGACGAATGGAAACGGAAAAATCGGAAGGAACCGGCGCCATGGGCGGTCAATTTGATCTGCCACCGTTCCAACGCGCGCTACGAGGAGGATTTGAAACGGATCGAAAAATATCAGCCCCCGATCGTGATCACGTCCCTCGGGGATCCCGGACCGGTGGCGAAAATCGTCCATGGATACGGCGGGGTCGTCTTTTCCGACGTGATCAACGTCAAATTCGCCAAAAAGGCGATCGAAAAAGGGACGGACGGGCTGATTCTCGTGGCCGGCGGAGCGGGGGGACACGGCGGAACCTACAATCCCTTCGCCTTCCTCCATGAAGTGAGGGAATTTTGGGACGGTCCGGTCGTATTGGCCGGCGGAATGGCGAGGGGGGAGGACATCCTTGCCGCGGAGGTTCTCGGCGCCGATTTCATTTACATGGGTTCGAGATTCATTCCCTCCGAAGAGAGCGCGGCGGACGAGGAATATAAACAAATGGTGCTGGACGCTTCCATCGAAGACATCCTCTATACGGATGCCTTCAGCGGCGTCCACGCCAATTTCCTCATCCCTAGCATCGTAAAGGCCGGCCTGGATCCGGCGGATTTGCAGGGGAAGGGAAAGGTCGATTTTTCCGAGATGAACGGTCCGAAGCGAAAGGCCTGGAAGGACATCTGGTCCGCCGGGCACGGGGTCGGCGCGGTCAAGAAACGGCAATCGGTGGCGGAAATTGTCGCCGAACTGGAGGCCCAATACCGCGCGGCCAAAAGGAAGATCGCAAACGGCCATGGGGAATAA
- a CDS encoding exonuclease domain-containing protein: MAFEPVLSLIRFLQGTVSRYADFPIVQNREQMALLRELQKEMQKRDPLNTPFDQLDVVAIDLETTGFFPDKGDEIISIGAVKVSGKKVCDDQTFYSLVKHEKPLAEEIKILTGISNEQLKAAPPLPEVLHHFFHFIRDCILIAHHAGHEKNFLQRACWKSFRSPFPHRIVDISFLSRIAEPDLKHAELEEICACHAIPVVNRHHALGDALLAARVWSLYIEKVEKKGCRTLRELYERLAKSG, from the coding sequence ATGGCCTTTGAACCGGTTCTTTCATTAATCCGCTTCCTTCAGGGGACCGTTTCCCGATACGCGGACTTCCCGATTGTCCAAAACCGGGAGCAAATGGCCCTTTTGAGGGAACTGCAAAAAGAGATGCAAAAAAGGGATCCCTTGAATACCCCCTTCGATCAGCTCGATGTGGTGGCCATAGACTTGGAAACGACGGGATTTTTTCCCGATAAAGGGGATGAGATCATCTCGATCGGCGCGGTGAAAGTGTCGGGAAAAAAAGTCTGTGATGACCAAACCTTCTATTCCCTCGTGAAACATGAAAAACCGCTGGCCGAAGAAATAAAGATCCTCACGGGCATTTCCAACGAACAGCTGAAAGCGGCCCCGCCATTGCCCGAGGTTCTTCATCATTTTTTTCATTTTATAAGGGATTGCATCCTCATTGCCCACCATGCCGGCCATGAGAAAAATTTTTTGCAGCGGGCCTGCTGGAAAAGCTTCCGCAGCCCTTTCCCGCACCGGATCGTGGACATTTCCTTTCTTTCCCGGATCGCGGAACCCGATCTGAAACATGCGGAGTTGGAAGAAATCTGCGCCTGCCACGCAATCCCGGTCGTCAACCGGCATCACGCCCTCGGGGACGCCCTGTTGGCGGCGCGGGTTTGGTCCCTGTATATCGAAAAGGTGGAAAAGAAAGGTTGCCGTACCCTGCGGGAGCTCTATGAACGACTCGCAAAATCCGGTTAA
- a CDS encoding ABC transporter permease, which translates to MSKLCFRTIWKTKTRFLSIFAIIALGTGFFAGINATEPDMILSADEYFKRTNLSDLRVYAPLGLDKEDMERVKKEKGIGKVQDGYSKDLFLTTGQGNTYIVRVYSYNEDDFRGKKGLNQPVLKAGRLPEKPGEMAVEGGKYAPGDVILGSSVTLSAAEDEKTGDVLKRQTFTVVGVIDSPLYISFERGQTNIGDGAIDFFAFIPEEDFAGEKPTDLFIQTEESRRLTAFTREYDKHLQPIKKSLEKLGSEAASADKRDLARKLDAAKAELAEQKRKAKERLAAGNRELLRAERDIGRGEADLKAQEEAAEAQLKQAKAELEEAKGALAKGKAAYKENEEKWQAAYRHYLQEREKLVSAKRELDRGLQEIKATEGKLKAAEGRLEQGRKQLEELERTIGALRSLREALLQISPISRETFKQLIENAGLPEEMKEWLLNSYNGENGPAVAAELDKSLSRMEQEWTGQKEVYEREKAEYEAGRDLLDGAKKEYRSELSRYENGLAELKAAEEELKRGKAELDRAKREISRNEEKIAAGAAEITRKERELQQALSEGRNRLNAAKAKLAEERKNYEAEKAKILSEIRQGEEKIRDSEKNWQEIPDEWFVFTRDGNPGYSGYGDDAERIGAVAKVFPLFFFLVAALVCLTTMTRMVEEDRVQIGTLKAIGYGSGRIAANYLIYGFSSSLLGSLFGLAVGFRLFPKAIMESYQIMYTIPDILTPYHWDLAVLSTAIALLTTTASTFLAVMQELRSVPARLMQPRAPKPGKRILLERITPLWSRLSFSYKVSFRNIFRYKRRFFMTVLGISGCTALLITGFGLSDSINDIMGKQFKEIFLYDGQVIAEGSDGEAVDWAAILGTRKEVQAYMPLSGESVDALLSGSDRSYEANLLIPKEPEELDPFIHLRERKTKRAIRIPEDGAVITEKLAELLNAGPGDTIRFRDPDNHTYVAKISAVAENYMSHYLYMSPAYYEKITGKAPDYDKAIFSLKDPEGNGRTALAEDLMKQDGVVNVFFLKDIADHFHDTLKSLDSVVLILIVSAGALAFVVLYNLTNINITERIKEIATVKVLGFRNWEVDAYVYRENLLLTLIGTLTGFLLGILLHRHVIDTMEIDTMMFGQQVHPDSFLWSALLTFAFSIAVNLVMHYRLKGIPMAESLKSVD; encoded by the coding sequence ATGTCCAAGCTATGCTTTCGCACCATCTGGAAGACGAAGACCCGCTTCCTTTCCATCTTTGCCATCATCGCCCTCGGAACGGGATTTTTCGCCGGGATCAATGCGACGGAACCGGACATGATCCTTTCCGCCGACGAATATTTTAAACGGACCAACCTTTCCGATCTTCGCGTGTATGCGCCGCTCGGATTGGATAAAGAGGACATGGAAAGGGTGAAAAAGGAAAAGGGGATCGGAAAAGTCCAGGATGGGTACTCGAAAGATCTTTTTCTGACCACCGGGCAGGGCAACACGTACATTGTCAGGGTGTACAGCTATAATGAAGACGATTTCCGCGGGAAGAAGGGATTGAATCAGCCGGTGCTGAAGGCGGGCAGGCTGCCGGAAAAGCCGGGTGAAATGGCCGTGGAAGGGGGAAAATACGCTCCCGGGGATGTCATATTGGGCAGCAGCGTTACTTTGTCGGCGGCGGAGGATGAAAAAACCGGGGATGTTTTGAAACGGCAGACCTTTACCGTCGTCGGCGTCATCGATTCCCCTTTATATATCAGCTTCGAACGGGGCCAGACCAACATCGGGGACGGTGCCATCGATTTCTTTGCCTTCATCCCGGAAGAAGATTTCGCCGGCGAAAAACCGACGGACCTTTTTATCCAAACGGAGGAATCCCGCCGCTTGACCGCCTTTACCCGGGAATATGACAAACATCTGCAGCCGATCAAAAAATCGCTGGAAAAACTCGGGTCCGAGGCTGCCTCCGCCGACAAAAGGGATTTGGCGAGGAAGCTGGACGCGGCGAAAGCGGAACTGGCCGAGCAAAAACGGAAAGCAAAGGAGCGGCTTGCCGCCGGGAACAGGGAGCTTTTGCGCGCGGAGCGGGACATCGGGAGGGGCGAAGCGGATTTAAAGGCGCAAGAAGAAGCGGCCGAAGCCCAATTGAAACAGGCGAAAGCGGAATTGGAAGAGGCAAAGGGGGCTTTGGCGAAGGGAAAAGCCGCCTACAAAGAAAATGAGGAAAAATGGCAGGCCGCCTATCGGCATTATCTGCAGGAAAGGGAAAAATTGGTTTCGGCGAAGCGTGAACTGGACCGAGGGTTACAGGAAATAAAAGCGACGGAAGGGAAGCTTAAAGCGGCTGAAGGCCGGCTGGAACAAGGGCGGAAACAGCTGGAAGAACTGGAACGGACCATCGGGGCATTACGCTCGCTGCGGGAGGCCTTGCTCCAAATCTCCCCGATTTCCCGGGAAACATTCAAACAGCTGATCGAAAATGCCGGCCTGCCCGAAGAAATGAAGGAATGGCTGTTGAACAGCTATAACGGGGAAAACGGCCCGGCCGTCGCCGCCGAATTGGATAAGTCCCTTTCCCGAATGGAACAGGAATGGACCGGGCAAAAAGAGGTTTACGAAAGGGAAAAGGCGGAATACGAAGCCGGACGGGACCTCCTCGATGGGGCGAAGAAAGAATACCGGTCCGAATTGAGCCGCTATGAAAACGGCTTGGCGGAGCTCAAGGCTGCGGAGGAGGAATTGAAGAGGGGCAAAGCGGAGCTGGACCGGGCAAAACGGGAAATCTCCCGGAACGAAGAAAAAATCGCCGCCGGGGCTGCGGAGATCACCCGGAAGGAAAGGGAACTGCAGCAGGCGCTGTCGGAAGGGAGGAACCGGCTGAACGCGGCGAAGGCGAAATTGGCGGAAGAACGGAAAAATTACGAGGCGGAAAAGGCGAAGATTTTGAGCGAAATTCGCCAAGGGGAAGAAAAAATCCGGGATTCGGAGAAAAATTGGCAGGAGATCCCGGATGAATGGTTTGTATTTACAAGGGACGGAAATCCGGGCTATTCCGGATACGGGGACGATGCGGAAAGGATCGGCGCGGTGGCGAAGGTTTTCCCCCTGTTCTTCTTTTTGGTGGCCGCCCTCGTGTGTTTGACGACCATGACGCGGATGGTGGAAGAAGATCGGGTGCAAATCGGGACCTTGAAGGCCATCGGTTACGGATCCGGACGGATCGCCGCCAACTATTTGATCTACGGTTTTTCCTCCAGCCTGTTGGGATCCCTGTTCGGGCTTGCCGTCGGTTTCCGGCTGTTTCCGAAGGCGATCATGGAGTCCTACCAAATCATGTATACGATTCCCGACATTTTAACGCCCTATCATTGGGATCTAGCCGTCCTTTCCACCGCCATCGCCCTTCTGACGACGACGGCCTCCACCTTTTTGGCGGTGATGCAGGAATTGCGGTCCGTGCCGGCGAGGCTGATGCAGCCGCGGGCGCCGAAGCCGGGGAAGCGGATCCTTTTGGAGAGGATCACTCCCCTGTGGTCCCGGCTGTCCTTTTCCTATAAGGTCTCTTTCCGGAACATCTTCCGGTACAAGCGGCGATTTTTCATGACCGTGCTGGGCATTTCCGGCTGCACTGCCCTGTTGATCACCGGTTTCGGATTAAGCGACTCCATCAATGATATCATGGGAAAACAGTTTAAGGAAATTTTTCTCTATGACGGCCAGGTCATCGCGGAAGGATCGGATGGGGAAGCTGTAGACTGGGCGGCGATTTTGGGGACCCGGAAAGAAGTCCAAGCCTACATGCCCTTAAGCGGCGAATCGGTCGACGCCCTGCTTTCCGGGTCGGACCGTTCCTATGAAGCCAATTTGCTCATTCCGAAAGAACCGGAGGAGCTGGATCCGTTCATTCATCTACGGGAAAGAAAGACAAAACGTGCCATCCGCATCCCGGAGGACGGGGCCGTCATCACCGAAAAGCTGGCCGAACTGTTGAACGCCGGACCAGGGGATACGATCCGTTTCCGGGATCCGGACAACCATACCTACGTAGCGAAAATCTCCGCCGTTGCCGAGAACTACATGTCCCATTATCTATACATGTCCCCGGCGTACTATGAAAAAATAACGGGGAAGGCCCCGGATTACGATAAGGCGATTTTTTCCTTGAAGGACCCGGAAGGAAACGGCAGGACGGCCTTGGCGGAAGATCTGATGAAACAGGACGGGGTGGTGAACGTCTTTTTCCTGAAGGATATCGCCGACCATTTCCACGATACGTTAAAAAGCCTCGATTCCGTCGTGCTGATCCTCATCGTTTCCGCGGGGGCCCTCGCCTTTGTCGTTCTCTACAATTTGACCAACATCAACATCACCGAACGGATCAAGGAAATCGCGACGGTCAAAGTGCTCGGCTTCCGGAATTGGGAAGTGGATGCTTACGTTTACCGGGAAAATTTGCTCCTGACCTTGATCGGGACATTGACCGGTTTCCTATTGGGAATCCTTCTCCACCGCCATGTGATCGATACGATGGAAATCGATACGATGATGTTCGGCCAGCAGGTTCATCCGGACAGCTTCCTTTGGTCGGCCCTTTTGACCTTCGCCTTTTCCATCGCCGTCAACCTGGTCATGCATTACAGACTGAAGGGCATTCCTATGGCGGAATCGCTGAAGTCCGTCGATTAG
- a CDS encoding YhcN/YlaJ family sporulation lipoprotein, giving the protein MKKLVLMFLLTAASFSLIGCMNGDQDQNEQTSRNRDNTLNVNDQRDGRNAWDFTGNGRNGNGPNTVNNPDMTNDNGRYGADNNGNNRYAVAEEAARQVADLKEVDTANVICTDRNAYVAVVLDDNVDRLSKRLEEKIADRVRRADTSIDNVYVSANPDFAQRMNDYAQKINNGEPIQGFAEEFNEMVRRVFPNAR; this is encoded by the coding sequence ATGAAGAAGCTGGTGCTGATGTTTTTGCTGACCGCCGCATCTTTCAGCCTGATCGGCTGCATGAACGGCGATCAAGATCAAAATGAACAAACTTCAAGAAACCGGGACAACACCCTGAACGTCAATGATCAAAGGGACGGAAGAAATGCGTGGGATTTTACGGGCAACGGCCGGAATGGCAATGGGCCGAATACGGTCAACAATCCCGATATGACGAACGATAACGGCCGTTACGGGGCGGACAATAACGGAAATAACCGTTATGCGGTTGCCGAAGAAGCGGCGCGGCAAGTGGCGGATTTAAAGGAAGTCGATACCGCCAACGTCATCTGCACGGACCGCAACGCTTATGTCGCCGTTGTCTTGGACGATAACGTGGACCGCCTGTCCAAAAGGCTGGAAGAAAAGATCGCCGACCGGGTAAGAAGGGCCGATACGAGCATCGACAACGTGTATGTATCCGCAAATCCAGACTTCGCCCAGCGGATGAACGATTACGCGCAAAAGATCAACAACGGCGAACCGATCCAAGGGTTCGCGGAAGAATTCAATGAAATGGTGCGGAGGGTCTTCCCGAACGCCCGCTGA
- a CDS encoding ammonium transporter: protein MDEMYLMNSLWTMAGAILVVLMIGGFILLEAGSTRMKNAGHIAGKTIFTFGLTSLVFWAVGYGFIFGGHANFFVGLSDFFYSGDQGEGAVSESVYFVFQLAFAGISLTIALGGFAERARFSVYVLFTVLFSMFVYPVIAHWVWGGGWLSELGKQDFAGSTVVHLTGAMGALAATMLLKPRIGKYNQDGSANNIAGHNQVYTALGVLLLWVGWFGFNAGSTVSVDGAFFGYVALNTNIAAAAGAVAATLISWLVSGKPDIPTIMNGALAALVAITASCAFVEPWAAVLIGFVAGILVFYSARFFERRRIDDPIYALSVHGTAGVWGTLSTGFFTTPDLASVGLPGLFYGGGLTQLGVQALGIVSCGLYAFIASFIILVITKKLLGGLRVSEEEEIMGLDLSEHGTYGYPEQLSGEKSKIQAV from the coding sequence ATGGATGAAATGTATTTGATGAACAGTTTATGGACGATGGCAGGGGCCATTTTGGTGGTCTTAATGATCGGCGGGTTCATCCTGCTGGAAGCCGGGTCGACGCGGATGAAAAACGCCGGACACATCGCCGGAAAGACGATTTTCACATTCGGTTTGACTTCTTTAGTATTTTGGGCCGTCGGTTACGGATTTATTTTCGGGGGCCATGCCAATTTCTTCGTCGGTTTGTCGGATTTCTTTTATTCGGGGGATCAAGGGGAAGGGGCGGTTTCGGAATCGGTTTATTTTGTCTTCCAATTGGCCTTTGCCGGCATATCATTAACCATCGCCCTCGGCGGATTCGCGGAACGGGCCAGGTTTTCCGTTTATGTCCTGTTTACGGTCCTGTTCAGCATGTTCGTCTATCCGGTAATCGCCCATTGGGTTTGGGGCGGGGGCTGGCTGAGCGAACTCGGAAAACAGGACTTTGCCGGATCCACCGTCGTCCATTTGACGGGAGCGATGGGAGCCTTGGCGGCGACCATGCTGTTGAAACCGAGGATCGGAAAATACAATCAAGACGGGTCGGCCAACAATATTGCCGGGCATAACCAGGTTTACACCGCTTTGGGGGTTCTTTTGCTGTGGGTCGGCTGGTTCGGATTCAATGCGGGCAGCACCGTTTCCGTTGACGGGGCCTTTTTCGGGTATGTCGCTTTGAATACGAATATTGCCGCTGCCGCCGGCGCCGTGGCCGCCACGCTCATTTCCTGGCTCGTGTCGGGGAAGCCCGATATTCCGACCATCATGAACGGCGCCCTGGCCGCCCTGGTGGCGATTACGGCATCCTGCGCCTTTGTCGAGCCGTGGGCCGCGGTCCTGATCGGTTTTGTCGCCGGCATTCTCGTCTTTTACAGCGCCAGATTTTTTGAAAGAAGAAGAATCGATGACCCCATCTACGCCCTCTCGGTCCATGGAACCGCGGGGGTTTGGGGGACGCTGTCGACGGGATTTTTCACGACTCCCGACCTTGCTTCGGTCGGTTTGCCGGGTCTGTTTTACGGCGGAGGCCTCACCCAGTTGGGCGTGCAAGCCCTCGGGATCGTCTCGTGCGGGCTCTATGCGTTCATCGCATCCTTCATCATACTGGTCATAACAAAGAAACTGCTCGGCGGACTCCGCGTCTCCGAAGAAGAAGAAATCATGGGACTGGACTTGAGCGAACACGGCACCTACGGCTACCCGGAACAGCTCAGCGGCGAAAAGTCGAAAATACAGGCTGTCTAA
- a CDS encoding ABC transporter ATP-binding protein, with protein sequence MSFIKLENVHKRYRMGEVTIHAVRGVSFTIEKGEFAIVVGSSGAGKTTVLNLLGGMDRADEGTIIVDKKDISAYNDKMLTEYRRNDIGFVFQFYNLVPNLTAKENVELAVQISKNPLDAEEVLERVGLKERMNNFPSQLSGGEQQRVAIARALAKNPKLLLCDEPTGALDYQTGKTILKLLQDTARKTGMTVVMITHNSALTDMADKVIRMKSGEVTAIERNENPVPVERIEW encoded by the coding sequence GTGAGCTTCATCAAGCTGGAAAATGTCCATAAGCGGTACCGGATGGGGGAAGTGACGATCCATGCGGTGCGGGGGGTCAGCTTTACGATTGAAAAGGGCGAATTTGCCATCGTCGTCGGTTCCTCGGGGGCCGGAAAAACGACGGTCCTCAACCTTTTGGGCGGGATGGACCGGGCCGATGAGGGGACGATCATCGTCGACAAGAAAGACATCAGCGCGTATAACGATAAGATGCTGACGGAATACAGGCGGAACGACATCGGTTTCGTCTTTCAATTTTACAACCTCGTCCCCAACCTCACCGCCAAGGAAAACGTGGAATTGGCGGTGCAGATCAGCAAGAACCCCCTTGACGCGGAAGAAGTGCTGGAAAGGGTCGGTTTGAAAGAACGGATGAACAATTTTCCCTCCCAGCTTTCCGGAGGCGAACAACAGCGGGTGGCCATCGCCAGGGCGCTGGCGAAAAACCCGAAACTTTTGCTTTGCGACGAACCGACCGGCGCCTTGGATTACCAAACGGGCAAAACGATCCTGAAACTTTTGCAGGATACGGCGAGAAAAACGGGGATGACGGTAGTGATGATCACTCACAACTCCGCACTGACGGACATGGCGGACAAAGTCATCCGGATGAAAAGCGGGGAAGTGACCGCCATCGAAAGGAACGAAAATCCCGTTCCCGTGGAAAGGATTGAATGGTAA